DNA sequence from the Streptomyces cinnabarinus genome:
TCGCCAACGGCGTCGCCGCGACCGGGGTCGAGGGCCTGGAGACGATCGTCCCCATCGGCGCCATCTCCTCCTGGTACGACTACTACTTCGCCCAGGGCGCCCCGCTCTTCGACTCCGGCCCCGACTGGCTGTCGAACTACGTCGAGAGCCCCGACGCCCGCGCCCGCTGCGCCGCCGTACAGCAGAAGATCGTCGACGGCGCCCCGCGCACCGGTGCCTGGACGCCGCTGTGGAGCGAGCGGAACTATGTGCCGGACGCCGACCAGGTCGAGGCCAGTGTCTTCGTCATCCACGGCATGCAGGACCTCAACGTCCGCACCAAGCACTTCGGCCAGTGGTGGGACGCGCTCGCCAGGAACGGTGTGGAGCGCAAGATCTGGCTCTCCCAGGTCGGCCATGTCGACCCCTTCGACTTCCGGCGCGCCGAATGGGTGAACACCCTGCACCGCTGGTTCGACCATGAACTCCTCGGCTACGACAACGGCATCGACGACGAACCGATGGCCGACATCGAACGGCACCCCGACCAGTGGGCCACCTCCCACGTGTGGCCGCCGCGCGGCACCGAGAAGACGACACTGCGCCCCGCCGAGGGAGCCCAGGAGGGCGTCGGCGTGCTCGGTCTGAACCGGGGCACCGGCACCGAGACCTTCACGGACGACCCCGCGCACGACGAGACCGACTGGGCCGCCCGCATCGATCAATCCACGCCGGACAAGGCGGGCTTCACCACCGGACCGCTCACCCGTGACCTGCGTCTGTCCGGCTCCTCGAAGGTCACCGTCACCGCCACCCCGACCACTTCCACGGCCCATCTCTCGGCCGTCCTGGTGGACCTCGGCCCCGACACCATCCGCGACTACGCGGCCGCGGGCGAGGGCATCACCACTCTCACCGAACGCACCTGCTGGGGCGCGAGCACCACCGGCGACAGCGCCTGCTTCAAGGAGACGGCCGCGAAGACGGCGAACGTCGACTACACGATCCTGAGCCGCGGTTGGGCCGACCTCGCCTCGTTCGGGGGCGCCCCGCTCACCCCGGGCAAGCCGTACACCGTCACCCTCGACCTGGCCGCCACCGA
Encoded proteins:
- a CDS encoding Xaa-Pro dipeptidyl-peptidase, with the translated sequence MPIRTRFTIWRPLATAATAALMATLLTPATAQAGPRTSEPVYSYDAAIREAVWVDTGLDGDADGRTDRVAVDIVRPSEPAGRGRKIPVIMDASPYYSCCGRGNESQKKTYDADGDVVQMPLFYDNYFVPRGYAFVGVDLAGTNRSDGCVDVGGRSDVQSAKAVVDWLNGRGKAYTTRTGTTRAKATSWTNGKTGMIGKSYDGTIANGVAATGVEGLETIVPIGAISSWYDYYFAQGAPLFDSGPDWLSNYVESPDARARCAAVQQKIVDGAPRTGAWTPLWSERNYVPDADQVEASVFVIHGMQDLNVRTKHFGQWWDALARNGVERKIWLSQVGHVDPFDFRRAEWVNTLHRWFDHELLGYDNGIDDEPMADIERHPDQWATSHVWPPRGTEKTTLRPAEGAQEGVGVLGLNRGTGTETFTDDPAHDETDWAARIDQSTPDKAGFTTGPLTRDLRLSGSSKVTVTATPTTSTAHLSAVLVDLGPDTIRDYAAAGEGITTLTERTCWGASTTGDSACFKETAAKTANVDYTILSRGWADLASFGGAPLTPGKPYTVTLDLAATDHVVPAGHRLALIVAGTDKDLIEPPSTKPTLTLDLSRTSAKVPLVGGADAFRKATSGAAAAPGEAVLDGVREPRTAQRVPEAS